Proteins co-encoded in one Pseudomonas beijingensis genomic window:
- a CDS encoding EamA family transporter — translation MTRSTATPDTPTPLPRHLAVLVLLCMGCAFAGNHVAARAAFDDGAGVLLAILLRSGGTLLVLAAMVLWQRQSLRLPPGAWRWQLTLGLLIGAQSLCLYSAVARVPVALALLVGNVFPILLALLTWALGGPRPTARTAALMGMILVGLVFVLEVPTRLSSGQDVGPQWLLGVGLAFCAACVFACALWITDHKLSQVRGSVRSLLTIFIVFSSVNLAGLTGALPGGFDLPASSTGWIALATLVVLYGTGFIVLFISVPRLDMPRNAPVMNIEPLATLLIGWLVLDQMLNPGQVMGGAIVVTGIVLLTYRKVERVKASVAETAN, via the coding sequence ATGACCCGTTCCACTGCCACACCGGATACCCCCACCCCGTTACCCCGCCACCTCGCGGTGCTCGTCCTGCTGTGCATGGGCTGTGCCTTCGCAGGTAACCATGTCGCCGCCCGGGCCGCCTTCGACGACGGTGCCGGGGTGCTGCTGGCGATCCTGCTGCGTTCGGGCGGGACGCTGCTGGTGTTGGCGGCGATGGTGCTCTGGCAGCGACAGAGCCTGCGCTTGCCGCCCGGCGCGTGGCGTTGGCAATTGACCCTGGGGCTGTTGATCGGCGCCCAGAGCCTGTGCCTGTACTCCGCCGTGGCGAGAGTGCCGGTGGCGTTGGCGCTGTTGGTCGGCAACGTGTTTCCGATCCTGCTGGCCCTGCTGACCTGGGCGCTAGGCGGGCCGCGCCCGACGGCTCGCACCGCCGCGTTGATGGGCATGATCCTGGTGGGGCTGGTGTTCGTGCTGGAAGTGCCGACACGCTTATCGTCCGGGCAGGACGTCGGCCCGCAGTGGCTGCTCGGGGTGGGCCTGGCGTTCTGCGCCGCCTGCGTGTTCGCCTGCGCGCTGTGGATCACCGATCACAAGTTGTCCCAAGTGCGCGGTTCGGTACGCAGCCTGTTGACGATTTTCATCGTATTCAGCAGCGTCAACCTCGCCGGCCTGACCGGTGCCCTGCCCGGCGGTTTCGACCTGCCGGCCAGCAGCACCGGGTGGATCGCCCTGGCGACCTTGGTGGTGCTCTATGGCACCGGGTTCATCGTGCTGTTCATTTCCGTGCCCCGCCTGGACATGCCGCGCAACGCCCCGGTGATGAATATCGAACCGCTGGCGACGCTGCTGATCGGCTGGCTGGTACTGGACCAGATGCTCAACCCGGGCCAGGTGATGGGCGGTGCGATTGTGGTGACGGGCATCGTGCTGCTGACCTATCGCAAGGTTGAGCGGGTCAAGGCGTCTGTGGCTGAAACGGCGAACTGA
- a CDS encoding polysaccharide lyase family 7 protein — protein sequence MYRYAKGTGNIDVEYRVKPKDKKSPVIYTVPNVPLNKAFSYSLQMDKQGKLSVLIGSTGKQVKLDPSWYGYNFYFKAGVYTLDNKGYSNEGGKVTYTKLDVSHK from the coding sequence GTGTACCGCTACGCCAAGGGCACCGGCAATATCGACGTGGAATACCGGGTCAAACCCAAGGACAAAAAGAGCCCGGTGATCTACACCGTGCCAAACGTGCCGCTGAACAAGGCCTTCTCCTACTCGCTGCAAATGGACAAGCAAGGCAAGCTCTCGGTGCTGATCGGCAGCACGGGCAAACAGGTGAAGCTGGACCCGTCCTGGTACGGCTATAACTTCTACTTCAAGGCCGGCGTCTACACGCTGGATAACAAGGGGTATTCCAACGAAGGCGGAAAAGTGACCTACACCAAACTGGACGTCAGCCACAAATGA
- a CDS encoding CAP domain-containing protein — protein MRHPVRSCRFVSLCLLTLLPLFTSPAHARGEGQLVEAINDFRSESRRCEWRTVRATPPLVLRSSLGLPIGFRGGLRETLHDAGYQARAVRSIRLTDARDAEEAFEMLADQHCAALLDNQYADIGVNRVGDEWRVVLAQPMGGTRMSDVSSADKTLLAQVNAARAKPRMCGRQRFAATRPVSWNAALGTAAQAHSRSMARDNYFAHRDPNGRSTSDRAKSAGFRGRKLGENIAAGQRSPSQALHDWLASPGHCANLMNPMFTQMGAASASDSRSDAGVYWTMVLGAP, from the coding sequence ATGCGCCACCCTGTTCGCTCTTGCCGTTTCGTTTCGCTGTGCCTGCTGACCCTGCTTCCCCTATTCACCAGCCCCGCCCATGCCCGTGGCGAAGGGCAGTTGGTGGAGGCTATCAACGACTTCCGTAGTGAGTCCCGCCGCTGTGAATGGCGCACGGTGCGGGCCACGCCGCCGCTGGTGCTGCGTTCGAGCCTGGGTTTGCCGATCGGCTTTCGCGGTGGCCTGCGGGAAACCTTGCACGACGCCGGCTATCAAGCCCGGGCCGTGCGCAGCATCCGCCTGACCGATGCGCGGGATGCCGAAGAGGCCTTCGAGATGCTGGCCGACCAGCATTGCGCGGCGCTGCTGGACAACCAATACGCCGACATCGGCGTCAATCGAGTCGGTGATGAATGGCGCGTGGTGCTGGCGCAGCCCATGGGCGGCACGCGGATGAGCGACGTGAGCTCGGCGGACAAGACGCTGCTGGCCCAGGTCAATGCCGCCAGGGCCAAGCCCCGGATGTGCGGACGCCAGCGCTTTGCGGCAACTCGGCCGGTGAGCTGGAACGCCGCGTTGGGCACCGCTGCCCAAGCCCACAGTCGGTCGATGGCACGGGACAATTATTTTGCCCATCGCGACCCGAACGGGCGTTCCACCTCCGATCGCGCCAAGAGCGCCGGCTTTCGCGGACGTAAATTGGGCGAAAACATCGCCGCCGGCCAACGCTCACCGAGCCAGGCCCTGCACGATTGGCTCGCCAGCCCCGGGCACTGCGCCAACCTGATGAACCCGATGTTCACCCAGATGGGCGCAGCGTCCGCCAGCGATTCACGCAGCGATGCGGGGGTGTACTGGACGATGGTGCTTGGCGCGCCATGA
- a CDS encoding DUF1850 domain-containing protein, whose product MIGLCLGLSGVVWAQLAVADFTLAWNHTIEKVRWEEDYRVTEQGLVLGEARVKGNGAGMEIPDNARLENGSWHYRRQVPPLQPLKLGRTPQAGDYQLCFEGGCRPMSHWLGPPTAGGPTVELWGCESPKS is encoded by the coding sequence GTGATCGGCTTGTGCCTGGGCCTGTCCGGCGTGGTCTGGGCCCAGCTTGCGGTTGCCGATTTCACGCTGGCGTGGAACCACACCATCGAGAAGGTCCGCTGGGAGGAGGACTATCGCGTGACCGAACAGGGGCTGGTCCTGGGTGAAGCCAGGGTCAAAGGCAATGGCGCGGGCATGGAGATTCCCGACAATGCCCGGCTGGAGAATGGCAGCTGGCACTATCGGCGCCAGGTGCCGCCCCTGCAACCGCTGAAACTGGGCCGCACGCCCCAGGCTGGCGATTATCAATTGTGTTTCGAAGGTGGTTGTCGGCCGATGAGCCATTGGTTGGGGCCGCCGACGGCGGGCGGGCCGACCGTGGAACTGTGGGGTTGTGAATCACCAAAGAGTTGA
- a CDS encoding TAXI family TRAP transporter solute-binding subunit: MRVNQRFTLLAAAAALAVTTAAQAGPVYINILTGGTSGVYYPIGVGLSQIYSTGIQDAKTSVQATKASVENLNLLQAGRGELALALGDSVADAKNGVEDAGFKAPLTKLRAIAGAYPNYIQIVASQESGIKTLADLKGKTVSVGAAKSGTELNARAIFKAAGLTYQDMKVQYLPFAESVDLIKNRQLDATLQSSGLGMAAIRDLASTMALSYVAVPTDVVEKIGNPAYQSAIIPANTYDGQTDAVPTVAITNILVTREDVPDEVAYQMTKLLFENLTRLGTSHSAAKDISLKNAAKNLPIALHPGAERYYKEVGAL, from the coding sequence ATGCGAGTCAACCAGCGCTTCACCCTCCTGGCCGCTGCGGCAGCCTTGGCGGTTACGACTGCGGCCCAAGCAGGCCCGGTGTACATCAACATCCTGACGGGAGGCACCAGCGGCGTTTATTACCCGATCGGGGTCGGGCTTTCACAGATCTACAGCACCGGCATCCAGGACGCCAAGACCTCGGTACAAGCCACCAAGGCCTCGGTGGAAAACCTCAATCTACTGCAAGCCGGGCGTGGGGAGCTGGCCCTGGCCTTGGGCGACTCGGTGGCGGATGCCAAGAACGGCGTGGAAGACGCCGGTTTCAAGGCGCCATTGACCAAGTTGCGCGCCATCGCTGGCGCTTATCCCAATTACATCCAGATCGTCGCCAGCCAGGAGTCCGGCATCAAGACATTAGCCGACCTCAAAGGCAAGACCGTTTCCGTCGGCGCGGCAAAATCCGGCACCGAGCTCAATGCCCGGGCAATCTTCAAGGCTGCGGGGCTGACCTACCAGGACATGAAGGTCCAGTACCTGCCATTCGCCGAGTCGGTGGACCTGATCAAGAACCGCCAACTGGACGCCACGCTTCAATCCTCGGGCCTGGGAATGGCGGCCATTCGTGACCTGGCCTCGACCATGGCGCTGAGCTACGTAGCGGTGCCCACCGATGTGGTGGAGAAAATCGGTAACCCGGCCTACCAGAGCGCAATAATTCCGGCCAATACCTACGACGGCCAGACCGACGCCGTACCCACGGTAGCCATCACCAACATCCTGGTCACCCGCGAAGATGTCCCGGATGAGGTGGCGTACCAGATGACCAAGCTGCTGTTTGAGAACCTCACTCGCCTGGGCACCTCCCATTCAGCGGCCAAGGACATCAGCCTGAAAAACGCCGCGAAAAACCTGCCGATCGCACTCCACCCCGGTGCCGAGCGCTACTACAAGGAAGTGGGCGCGCTGTAA
- a CDS encoding LacI family DNA-binding transcriptional regulator produces MSNIREVARLAGVSVATVSRTLKSPERVLPETRDKVNAAVEQAGYRPNLMAVQFRSRRTGNLVILVPAIANTFFARVISGAQQAAQAAGYRLLLCDTQGRAQIEREFAALVYAHQADGVIQLRASDPFESMPTGAESLPLVNACEVVKGAPYPTISLDNRAAAQAMTEHLIGLGHRRIGIIKGPRSSPLTLDRVAGYQDALRQAGIAVDPSLICHGDFTLKAGDDGAGAMLELADRPSALFCENDEMAIGALRRIKQMGLRVPEDISLVGFDDIPFAAYCDPPLTTISQPAETFGQKAVEMLIALIEKKPIAERHVVLPFGLTVRGSTAPRARQ; encoded by the coding sequence TTGTCCAACATTCGTGAAGTGGCCCGGCTGGCGGGTGTTTCGGTGGCCACGGTGTCCAGAACGCTGAAATCGCCCGAGCGGGTGCTTCCCGAGACGCGGGACAAGGTCAACGCGGCAGTGGAACAGGCCGGCTATCGGCCCAACCTGATGGCGGTGCAGTTTCGCTCCCGCCGCACTGGCAACCTGGTGATCCTGGTGCCGGCCATTGCCAACACGTTTTTCGCCCGGGTCATCAGTGGCGCGCAGCAGGCCGCGCAGGCAGCAGGTTATCGATTGCTGCTGTGCGACACCCAGGGCCGGGCGCAGATCGAGCGGGAATTCGCCGCCCTGGTCTACGCCCACCAGGCCGACGGGGTGATCCAGTTGCGCGCCAGCGATCCTTTCGAATCGATGCCCACGGGCGCCGAAAGCCTGCCGCTGGTCAACGCCTGCGAAGTGGTCAAAGGTGCCCCCTACCCGACCATCAGCCTCGACAACCGGGCCGCCGCTCAAGCCATGACCGAGCACCTGATCGGCCTCGGCCACCGCCGCATCGGCATCATCAAGGGGCCGCGCAGCAGCCCCCTGACCCTGGACCGCGTGGCCGGCTACCAGGATGCCCTGCGCCAGGCTGGCATCGCCGTCGACCCCAGCCTGATCTGCCATGGCGACTTCACCTTGAAGGCCGGTGACGACGGCGCCGGCGCGATGCTGGAGTTGGCCGACCGTCCCAGCGCGCTGTTCTGTGAAAACGACGAAATGGCCATCGGCGCGCTCAGGCGCATCAAGCAAATGGGCCTGCGGGTGCCCGAGGATATTTCCCTGGTGGGTTTTGACGACATCCCGTTCGCCGCCTACTGCGACCCACCCCTGACCACCATTTCACAGCCTGCCGAAACGTTTGGTCAAAAAGCGGTGGAGATGCTGATCGCCCTGATCGAGAAGAAGCCGATTGCCGAACGCCATGTAGTGTTGCCGTTTGGGTTGACGGTGCGTGGCAGTACGGCCCCTAGAGCCAGACAGTGA
- a CDS encoding sensor histidine kinase, with translation MRLADFILDNIEPILQAWEDFAKTITPASIGMDSVALRDHAEQMLRTIAADLCTSQTRKEQIAKSHGEAPAADAETAAETHAVIRQSSGFTVEQMVSEYRALRTSVLMLWMPHTQLDHKQVMDDLIRFNEAVDQALAESVVSYSGAVDASRNIFLGILGHDLRSPLGAILLSSEVLLRAGDLPAKATKITSRIYTSVKRANKIVGDLLDFTRTQLGSGIPVQRFNGDLVAACEGMVEEARAYHPENRILFETTGPLEGLFDQARMEQVFSNLIGNAVQHGTEGTPITVSLSAEEDMAVIAINNQGKPIEKEAIASIFNPMVRNLRETQYGSTAGLGLGLHIASAIVLAHKGTIEVHSKARVGTTFTVRIPLHPD, from the coding sequence ATGCGCCTGGCTGATTTCATTCTCGACAATATCGAGCCGATTCTTCAGGCGTGGGAAGACTTCGCCAAAACCATCACCCCCGCATCCATTGGCATGGATTCCGTGGCCCTGCGCGACCACGCCGAGCAGATGCTGCGCACCATCGCCGCTGACCTGTGCACCTCGCAAACGCGCAAGGAGCAGATTGCCAAGTCCCACGGGGAGGCGCCGGCGGCTGATGCCGAAACCGCCGCCGAAACCCATGCGGTCATCCGTCAGTCCTCGGGTTTTACCGTGGAGCAAATGGTTTCCGAATATCGGGCCCTGCGCACCAGCGTGCTCATGCTCTGGATGCCGCACACGCAGCTGGATCACAAGCAGGTCATGGACGATCTGATTCGATTCAACGAGGCGGTGGACCAGGCCTTGGCCGAGTCCGTCGTCAGCTACTCGGGGGCGGTGGATGCGTCGCGCAACATCTTTCTCGGGATTCTCGGGCACGATCTGCGCAGTCCCTTGGGCGCGATCCTGCTGAGTTCCGAGGTGCTGCTGCGGGCGGGGGACCTGCCCGCCAAAGCCACCAAGATCACGTCGCGCATCTACACCAGCGTCAAGCGGGCCAACAAAATCGTTGGCGATCTGCTGGATTTCACCCGTACGCAACTGGGCTCGGGCATTCCGGTGCAGCGCTTCAACGGCGATCTGGTGGCCGCCTGCGAAGGCATGGTGGAGGAGGCGCGGGCCTATCACCCGGAAAACAGAATCCTCTTTGAAACCACCGGTCCCTTGGAAGGGTTGTTTGACCAGGCACGCATGGAGCAGGTGTTCTCCAACCTGATCGGCAATGCCGTCCAGCATGGTACCGAGGGCACGCCGATTACCGTTTCGTTGAGCGCTGAAGAGGATATGGCAGTGATTGCGATCAACAACCAGGGCAAGCCTATCGAGAAAGAGGCCATTGCCAGCATCTTCAACCCGATGGTCCGAAATCTGCGTGAAACGCAGTACGGTTCCACGGCCGGGCTCGGACTGGGCCTGCACATCGCTTCGGCAATCGTATTGGCCCATAAGGGCACCATCGAGGTGCATTCGAAGGCGCGAGTTGGCACGACCTTTACCGTTCGCATACCGCTGCACCCGGACTGA
- a CDS encoding helix-turn-helix domain-containing protein, translating into MNDEITTAAQALAAGDPVAALNRVALRNDAPALALRGIAMAQLGDLAKARALMRRASAAFGPKEAVARARCVIAEGEIALASRDLTWPMKRLDAARAVLETHGDRANVAHARTIEIRRLLLIGRLDEAELKLVELDIACLPLASRAACELVAAGIAMRRLQTQTAHAALERAGHAARQAGIGALSAEIDSAWQLLHTPVARLIARGEERLLVLEEVQALLAGTALVVDACRYGVSGAGIQLNLSRRPVLFALICGLAQAWPDDVSRAALMAQAFGLKLTDESHRARLRVEMGRLRAMLRPLAEVKATPRGFTLVPRQADEVVVLTRPVEEPYGAVLALLADGEAWSSSALALALDISQRSVQRALETLAAAGKTQSFGRARARRWMAPPMPGFATVLLLTALPSDG; encoded by the coding sequence ATGAATGACGAGATCACCACGGCAGCGCAAGCATTGGCAGCGGGCGATCCCGTGGCCGCGCTCAATCGCGTGGCCTTGCGCAACGATGCCCCGGCCCTCGCGCTTCGCGGCATCGCCATGGCGCAGTTGGGCGATCTGGCCAAGGCCCGGGCCCTGATGCGTCGGGCGAGCGCGGCCTTCGGGCCCAAGGAGGCCGTGGCACGGGCGCGCTGTGTAATCGCCGAAGGCGAGATTGCCCTGGCGTCCCGCGACCTGACTTGGCCGATGAAACGCCTCGACGCCGCGCGGGCGGTGCTCGAAACCCACGGCGATCGAGCCAACGTCGCGCATGCCCGCACGATCGAAATCCGCCGGCTGTTGTTGATCGGTCGACTTGACGAGGCCGAGCTCAAACTCGTCGAGCTGGATATTGCCTGCCTGCCCTTGGCATCACGGGCGGCTTGCGAGTTAGTGGCCGCGGGAATCGCCATGCGGCGGTTGCAAACACAGACCGCCCACGCCGCCCTCGAACGGGCCGGGCACGCCGCACGGCAAGCGGGAATCGGCGCGCTGAGCGCCGAAATTGACAGCGCCTGGCAACTGCTGCACACGCCCGTCGCGCGTCTGATCGCCCGAGGCGAAGAGCGTTTGCTCGTGCTGGAAGAGGTACAAGCGCTGTTGGCCGGGACGGCGCTGGTGGTGGACGCATGCCGCTATGGGGTCAGTGGCGCTGGCATTCAGCTCAACCTGTCCCGGCGCCCGGTGTTGTTCGCCCTGATATGTGGGCTGGCGCAAGCTTGGCCCGACGATGTGTCGAGGGCAGCGCTCATGGCCCAGGCCTTTGGCTTGAAGCTGACGGATGAGTCCCATCGCGCCCGGCTGCGGGTCGAGATGGGCCGGTTGCGAGCGATGCTTCGCCCGTTGGCGGAGGTGAAGGCTACCCCGCGCGGTTTTACCCTGGTGCCGCGGCAGGCCGATGAGGTCGTGGTGCTCACGCGCCCCGTCGAGGAACCCTACGGGGCGGTGTTGGCGTTGCTGGCCGACGGCGAAGCCTGGTCCAGTTCGGCCCTGGCGTTGGCCCTGGACATCAGCCAGCGTAGCGTGCAGCGGGCCTTGGAAACCCTGGCCGCCGCCGGCAAGACGCAGTCGTTCGGGCGCGCCAGGGCCCGGCGCTGGATGGCGCCACCGATGCCTGGATTCGCGACGGTATTGTTACTCACTGCACTGCCATCCGATGGCTAG
- a CDS encoding SMP-30/gluconolactonase/LRE family protein, producing the protein MDASQSATAADQGRRVFLKKSLVVSAAAATLGNLPGLAQAEPLSQRYPDPLINILDPSFMDLRLFNASVEKLATGLRWPEGPVWVGDGRYLLVSDIPNNRIVRWDEITGGLSVYRENSNFSNGMCRDRQGRLLVCEGSTTASEGRRITRTEHNGTLTVLADSFEGKPFNSPNDIVCKRDGSVWFTDPPFQTGNNYEGHKVTPVQPHAVYRIDGETGKVSRVIDDLAGPNGLCFSPDEKTLYVVEGRAKPNRLIWAIAVKDDGTLGERRKHIEGLDYAAIDGIKCDESGNLWCGWGGNGDPKADLEKLDGVRVFNPEGKAIGHISLPERCPNVCFGGREGNRLFMAGSHSLYSLFVNTRGATFA; encoded by the coding sequence ATGGATGCTTCGCAATCTGCAACCGCCGCCGATCAGGGCCGCCGGGTGTTCCTGAAAAAATCCCTGGTGGTCTCGGCCGCCGCCGCCACCCTTGGTAACTTGCCCGGGCTCGCCCAGGCCGAGCCCTTGAGCCAGCGTTACCCGGACCCACTGATCAATATCCTTGACCCCAGCTTCATGGACTTGCGCCTCTTCAACGCCAGCGTGGAGAAGCTCGCCACCGGCCTGCGTTGGCCGGAAGGGCCGGTATGGGTCGGTGATGGGCGTTACTTGCTGGTCAGTGATATTCCCAACAACCGCATCGTGCGCTGGGATGAAATCACCGGCGGCCTGTCGGTGTACCGCGAGAACTCCAATTTTTCCAACGGCATGTGCCGCGATCGCCAGGGCCGATTACTGGTGTGCGAAGGCTCCACCACCGCCAGCGAGGGCCGGCGCATTACCCGCACCGAGCACAACGGCACGCTCACCGTGCTGGCGGACAGTTTCGAGGGCAAGCCTTTCAACTCGCCCAACGACATCGTCTGCAAGCGGGACGGTTCGGTCTGGTTCACCGATCCGCCGTTCCAGACCGGCAACAACTACGAAGGGCACAAAGTCACACCGGTCCAGCCCCACGCGGTGTACCGCATCGACGGCGAAACCGGCAAGGTCAGCCGGGTGATCGACGACCTGGCGGGGCCGAACGGGTTGTGTTTTTCCCCGGACGAGAAAACCCTCTATGTGGTCGAAGGCCGGGCCAAGCCCAACCGCTTGATCTGGGCCATCGCCGTCAAGGACGACGGCACCCTGGGCGAGCGGCGCAAGCACATCGAGGGCCTGGATTACGCGGCGATCGACGGGATCAAGTGCGATGAAAGCGGCAACCTGTGGTGCGGTTGGGGCGGCAATGGCGACCCCAAGGCCGACCTGGAAAAGCTCGACGGCGTGCGGGTGTTCAACCCCGAAGGCAAGGCCATCGGGCACATCTCTCTGCCGGAGCGCTGCCCCAACGTCTGCTTCGGCGGCCGGGAAGGCAATCGGTTGTTCATGGCCGGCAGCCACTCGTTGTATTCACTGTTCGTGAATACCCGAGGGGCGACGTTTGCCTGA
- a CDS encoding TRAP transporter permease — protein sequence MSEDPHGIATNPRDWPKTLFYVALLFSVFQIVTAAFSPVSSIVLRAVHVGFLLWVVFLSYPAYGKQRPWQPLAWVLSLGGVATALYQWVFEADLIQRSGDLTTADMIIGVVLMVLVFEAARRVMGIALPIICGVFLAYGLLGEYLPGDLAHRGYGVDQIINQLSFGTEGLYGTPTYVSATYIFLFILFGAFLEKAGMIKLFTDFAMGLFGHKLGGPAKVAVVSSALMGTITGSGIANVVTTGQFTIPLMKRFGYKAAFAGGVEATSSMGSQIMPPVMGAVAFIMAETINVPFVEIAKAALIPACLYFGSVFWMVHLEAKRSDLKGLPKDQCPSAWGAVKESWYLLIPLGVLVYLLFSGRTPLFSGMVGLALTAIVILGSAIIFKVSNYALRCAFWIALGLLCVGFFRLGIGVVFAVIGVLVVACWFMQGTRETLVICLHALVDGARHAVPVGIACALVGSIIAVVSLTGVASTFAGYILAIGRDNLLLSLILTMLTCLVLGMGIPTIPNYIITSSIAAPALLELGVPLIVSHMFVFYFGILADLTPPVALACFAAAPIARESGLKISFWAVRIALAGFVIPFMTVYNPALMLQGDNLWMTAYMLIKTLLAVGLWGMASTGYLQQKMPVWERLLCFAAGALLVVALPLTDEIGFVLGGLLIVQHVWRARRNGRALA from the coding sequence ATGAGTGAAGACCCGCACGGTATCGCCACGAACCCGCGAGACTGGCCCAAGACATTGTTCTACGTGGCTTTGCTGTTTTCAGTGTTTCAGATCGTCACCGCCGCGTTTTCGCCGGTCTCCAGCATCGTGCTGCGGGCGGTGCATGTCGGCTTCCTGCTGTGGGTGGTATTCCTCAGCTACCCGGCCTATGGCAAGCAGCGTCCCTGGCAACCCTTGGCCTGGGTCTTGAGCCTGGGGGGCGTGGCGACGGCGCTCTATCAATGGGTGTTCGAAGCCGACCTGATCCAGCGCTCCGGCGACCTGACCACCGCCGACATGATCATTGGCGTGGTCCTGATGGTGCTGGTCTTCGAAGCCGCGCGACGGGTGATGGGCATCGCGCTGCCGATCATTTGTGGCGTATTCCTGGCCTATGGCCTGTTGGGCGAATACTTGCCGGGCGACTTGGCCCATCGCGGCTATGGCGTCGATCAAATCATCAACCAACTGTCGTTCGGCACCGAAGGGCTGTACGGCACGCCAACCTACGTGTCGGCCACCTATATCTTCTTGTTCATCCTGTTCGGCGCCTTCCTGGAGAAGGCCGGCATGATCAAGCTCTTCACCGATTTCGCCATGGGCCTGTTCGGTCACAAACTGGGCGGGCCGGCGAAAGTGGCCGTGGTGTCATCGGCACTGATGGGCACCATCACCGGCTCGGGCATCGCCAACGTGGTCACCACCGGGCAATTCACCATCCCGCTGATGAAGCGCTTCGGCTACAAGGCGGCGTTTGCCGGCGGTGTGGAAGCCACGTCCAGCATGGGCAGCCAGATCATGCCGCCGGTCATGGGCGCGGTGGCGTTCATCATGGCCGAAACCATCAATGTGCCGTTCGTTGAAATCGCCAAGGCGGCGCTGATACCGGCGTGCCTGTACTTCGGCTCGGTGTTCTGGATGGTTCACCTGGAGGCCAAGCGCTCCGACCTCAAAGGCCTGCCCAAGGACCAGTGCCCCAGCGCCTGGGGCGCGGTCAAGGAAAGCTGGTACCTGCTGATCCCACTCGGGGTGTTGGTCTATCTGCTGTTTTCCGGACGCACACCGCTGTTTTCCGGCATGGTGGGCCTGGCGCTGACGGCCATCGTGATTCTCGGCTCGGCGATCATTTTCAAGGTCTCGAACTACGCGTTGCGCTGTGCCTTCTGGATCGCCTTGGGGCTACTGTGCGTCGGTTTTTTCCGGCTGGGCATCGGTGTGGTGTTTGCGGTGATCGGCGTATTGGTGGTGGCCTGCTGGTTCATGCAAGGCACACGGGAAACCCTTGTCATCTGCTTGCATGCCTTGGTGGACGGCGCGCGTCACGCCGTTCCGGTGGGGATCGCCTGCGCCCTGGTGGGCAGCATCATCGCGGTGGTCTCGCTGACCGGCGTGGCCTCCACCTTTGCCGGCTACATCCTCGCCATCGGCCGGGACAACCTGTTGCTGTCGCTGATCCTCACCATGCTCACCTGCCTGGTGTTGGGCATGGGTATCCCGACCATTCCCAACTACATCATCACCAGTTCCATCGCCGCGCCGGCCCTGTTGGAACTGGGCGTGCCGCTGATCGTGTCGCACATGTTCGTGTTCTATTTCGGCATCCTCGCTGACCTGACACCACCGGTGGCACTGGCGTGTTTCGCCGCCGCCCCCATTGCCCGGGAAAGTGGTCTGAAAATCAGTTTCTGGGCGGTGCGCATCGCCCTCGCCGGCTTCGTCATTCCGTTCATGACGGTCTATAACCCGGCCCTGATGCTCCAGGGCGACAACCTGTGGATGACGGCGTACATGCTGATCAAGACGTTGTTGGCGGTTGGACTCTGGGGGATGGCATCCACCGGTTACCTGCAACAGAAAATGCCGGTTTGGGAACGCCTGCTGTGCTTTGCCGCCGGCGCATTGCTGGTGGTTGCCCTGCCCCTGACTGATGAGATTGGCTTCGTGCTGGGTGGGCTGCTGATTGTCCAGCACGTCTGGCGCGCGCGACGCAATGGGCGGGCCTTGGCGTGA
- a CDS encoding Vgb family protein gives MKRSEAQILREYGPFPGVDCVHGVSHDGERVWFASGDKLHALDPASGQTVHSLDVPANAGTAFDGEHLFQIAGDSIRKIDPRTGQVLATIPAPNSGDDSGLAWAEGSLWVGQYKARKILQIDPADGRILRTIESNRFVTGVTWVDGELWHGTWENDESDLRRIDPQTAQVLESVTMPPGIGVSGLESDGADRFFCGGGGSGKVRAVRRPA, from the coding sequence ATGAAACGTTCAGAGGCACAAATCCTGCGTGAATACGGCCCGTTTCCGGGCGTTGATTGCGTGCACGGCGTGAGCCATGACGGCGAGCGCGTCTGGTTCGCGTCGGGCGACAAACTGCACGCGCTCGATCCCGCCAGCGGCCAGACCGTGCATTCCCTCGATGTCCCGGCGAATGCGGGCACGGCGTTCGATGGCGAACATCTGTTCCAGATCGCCGGTGACAGCATCCGCAAGATCGACCCCCGCACCGGCCAGGTCTTGGCGACGATCCCGGCCCCCAACAGCGGGGACGATTCCGGCCTGGCGTGGGCCGAAGGGTCGCTCTGGGTCGGTCAGTACAAAGCGCGCAAGATCCTGCAGATCGATCCCGCCGACGGCAGAATTCTGCGCACTATCGAGTCCAACCGCTTCGTCACGGGCGTGACCTGGGTCGATGGCGAGCTTTGGCATGGCACCTGGGAAAACGACGAGAGTGACCTGCGGCGCATCGATCCGCAAACGGCGCAAGTGCTGGAAAGCGTGACGATGCCGCCAGGGATCGGTGTGTCGGGACTGGAGTCCGACGGGGCCGATCGGTTTTTCTGTGGCGGCGGTGGCAGTGGCAAGGTGAGGGCGGTGCGTCGGCCGGCGTGA